The stretch of DNA AACCCTTAAACGATCAGttgttaattaaatgaactatcttccccttctttctcttctGTTTATGGTTTAAATAGTTAGTTGCTTATTGGAAGTTAAACAAGTACGAAGCATTTTTGGTTGGGCGTACCCCTTGTAATTGACAAGGAAATGCGTCTTCCCTGAAATGAGAAACAGCTTTATGAGAAGCTGGCATCAAGTAGAACTTCGCGTAAAATCTTGTAGTAGAACCACTAAATATCAGCAAGATTTCAAATTCTCCACTGCGGTATTTGCCCAAGAATACCCTTGTGTTCCAATCCGCAGACGCCGCAACCAAAGGCATGAGTTCGCAAAACTCCTGCAAGAGCCCGCGTCTGGCAATCCAATTTCGTTTTGCAAAACTATTCACGCCCAGATTGTTTTATTTGGTTTTCAATCCGATACGTTTCTTGGGAACATTCTCATCAGGGTCTATTCTAAATATGGTGGCTTGTCGTTCGCACGTGACGTGTTCGATAAAATGCCTGAAAGGAACTTGATAACCTGGTCTTCATTGATTTCTATGTATGCCCAGCATGGTTATGGGAAAGAagctttattatttttttcggAGTTTAGAGGTAGTTCAAATGAGACACCAAATGAATTTATATTGGCTAGTGTTTTTCGCGCGTGCACACAGTTGGGTGATGAAGGAAAAGGGGCACAATTGCACGGTCTGGTTGTTAAGACTGGATTTGATCAAAATGTTTATGTGGGTACTTCCCTAAttgatttttattcaaaaaacaATGAGATAGAGAAATCAAGATTCATTTTCGATCACCTTTCTATCAAAAGTGCAGTTACTTGGACTACTATTATAACAGGGTATGCAAGGAGTGGGAGGAGTGAAGTTTCATTGCAGCTATTTAACCAAATGAGGGAAACTGATGTAGTCCCCGACAGATATGTGCTATCTAGTGTTCTGAGTGCATGTTCAATACTTGGATTCCTTGAAGGGGGCAAGCAAATTCATGCTTATGTATTGAGGAGGGGAACAGAAATGGATGTTTCTGTGAGTAACGTGCTGATAGATTTCTATGTGAAGTGTGGTAGAGTGAAAACTGGACGAAAACTATTTGATAAGATGATAGTTAAGAATGTCATTTCATGGACCACAATGATTTCTGGGTACATGCAAAATTCGTTTGATTGGGAGGCCATGGATCTGTTCATGGATATGAACAGATTGGGTTGGAAGCCAGATGTGTTTGCTTGTACTAGCGTTCTCACTTCAAGTGGTTCACTTGAGGCTCTGGAACAGGGTAGACAAGTGCATGGTTATGCTATCAAGGCAAATCTTGAACTTGATGACTTTGTGATAAATGGCTTGATTGACATGTACTCAAAATGCAATTCTTTGACTGATGCAAGAAGAGCTTTTGACAGTATGACCTATTTCAACGTGATATCATACAATGCAATGATTGAGGGATATTCGAGACAGGAAAATCTGTATGAAGCATTGGATCTTTTCCATGAGATGAGGATCAGGTCACTCTCACCAAGTCTTTTAACATTTATAAGCCTCCTTGGCGTCTCAGTTTCACTACTTACTGTGGAATTAAGCAAGCAAATTCATGGTCTCATCATGAAATTAGGGGTCTCTTTGGATATATTTGCTTGTAGTGCCCTTATAGATGTTTATTCCAAGTGTAGCTTTGTTAAAGATGCAAGACTTGTATTTGATGAGCTGAATGAGAAAGACATTGTAGTGTGGAATGCTATGTTTTCTGGATATGCTCAGCAGTTGGAAAATGAGGTGGCTGTCAAACTCTACTTAGAATTCCAGTTTTCAGGACCCAAACCTAATGAATTCACTTTTGTTGCGCTAATAACAGCAGCTAGTAACCTGGCAAGTCTCGCACTTGGTCAGCAGTTCCATAACCAGCTTGTAAAGGCAGGTCTAGACTTTGACCCCTTCGTTACAAATGCAATGGTAGACATGTATGCTAAATGTGGAAGCATTAAAGAAGCTCGTGTAATATTTGATTGTACTACTTGGAAAGATGTTATCTGTTGGAACTCCATGATCTCAACATATGCACAACATGGTGAAGCTGAAGAAGCACTTAAGTTGTATGCAGAAATGATAAATGAGGGAATAAAGCCCAACTATATCACATTTGTTGGCGTGCTTTCAGCATGTGGTCATGCTGGGCTTGTTGAAGATGGGCTTCTTCACTTCTACTCAATGTCCAGGTTTGGAATTGTACCAGGAACAGAACATTATGCTTGCATTGTTTCTCTTTTGGGCCGAGCTGGTAAACTTCTTGAAGCAAAGGATATTATAGAGAAAATGCCAATAGAACCAGCAGCAATAATATGGAGGAGTTTGCTTAGTGCTTGCAGAATTACGGGTAATGTTGAACTTGGTAAGTACGCAGCTGAAATGGCTATTTCAATTGATCCAAGTGATAGTGGGTCATATGTTttactttcaaatattttagcATCAAAAGGTATGTGGGTTGATGTTAAGAAGGTTAGGGAAAGAATGGACTGCAATGGTGTGGTGAAAGAAGCAGGGTGTAGTTGGATTGAACTGAATAATGAGGTACATGTGTTTGTTTCTAGAGACAAAGCACATAGggatgctgatttgatctggtCAATTTTAGACAACCTAATCCAGCATATCAAAGGGGTTGGTTATGTTCCAGACACCACTGCAATTTTTGATGAATGATTGACCGAAATATGCAATGAATACAGAATACATAATGCTGATGTCACTCAAGATATGATTGAACTGCTTATGACCTTATTGATGTCATTCAGGGCAGTAGAGTGTATATCATTGCATCTATGTTGTAAACAAGATTGATCAGATTACACTGGAAGAGCTGGAGATTCTGGATAAACTTCCTCGCTACTGTCCCATCAGGTATTGTCTTAAGTTGACAAAGATTTTGTTGTTAAATGTTTCTTCTGTCTGAAGTATAAACAGAATTGGATTGCATGAGTACCCAGTTTGAGAAGTAGAATATATATTGTGGCGAAACgccattttttttgtaagtttCATATTGTTTGaataatttagttatttaaatGCACCAAATTACTTTACGATCATTCCTGGGAACTGAATATATGCCTCAAATGTTctccaaaacaagaaaaaaaatcatgttttgtTTCCTCTAGGAACATCCATGTACTTTTTTTTATGACCTGAGTCTATGCTTTAATCTCTTTTCATCTGTTTGTGCGTGTTCCCAtcatctttcaaatattttatcttgtGGTTAGGAACTGAAGGGAAGGAACACTGAAGCCTCCTGCTCTTATAAGTGATTACTTATGAGGCCAGAGATCATGTTAACTCACATTAACTCCTCAAAATATCTCAAGAAACCTCCAAAACTAAGATTTGAAATTATGATTATTCAATCTTGAACCTTGATTTTGATTCTGAGTATGGACCCAGATTTGGCTGTTATTGTGCAGTTCTTATGAAAATatgcacacaaaaaaaaaagaaaaaagaaaaaagaggatgaaaagaaaacaattctATAAAAACAAAAGACTTGAAGACTATATCAGTTCTTTCAAGCTATATGGACCACAATCCACTAAAGAAAAGTGAGAACCAGAAATTTCTCTGAGTCATTCCAGAAGCCAGGCTAGACCATTGTAAAAACAGTTCCCTAGCTGAACTAGGGCAAACCCAACAGATTCCCCACCAACTGAAGATTTTGCACCATATCTTCCAAACAACGTTGCACTTTAGAAAGAGATGATTGACAGACTCTTGGCTCCAAGTTGTGAAAAGGGCAGCAAAGATCATTGTCACGACTCACCAATAATCCCTTTCTTGAAGAGAGCCTCTTTTGTGTTCACTTTCTCATGAAGAACCAACCAAACAAAAGATTCCAATATTCTGACACAGGAGGGAGGCATGCTTCCAACTGATCGCACATTGATATTACAGAATAGCATCCGTTTTAATTATATGCCCTAATCAGTCTATCTGCAGGGTGATACATACTTCTGAAATATCTTTGAGAAGGGCTTCCAATTGAGCTTCCTCCCATGTAAATAAAGGCCTCCTCCATCCTAagttccataaacagaaaactGTCCTACAAACCCAATTTTTAATATAACGATCTTTATCCTCAGAAATTATGAACAATCTTGGATATGCTTGCTTGAGAGGCAAAGAGCCAATCACACATCCTcctaaaacttaatttttttgccACTACCAACACAGAATCTCAATCCTCTTTGGATTAATTCCCCTAAATCATGATTAGTATTAGAAAAGGAGACTATCCTCCCAAATGTGGCTACATCTTTCATTACTACTATCATGGCCCTTGACTCCATAGTGTTGAGGGCCAGCTGTACGCCATGGATGTTCTCTAGGTTCCTGCCAGTTTATTGATCATACAGCTGTGAATGTAGGTGTGCTTCTATCCGGATGCTTTATTTTGAATAGCCATATGCTTGTCACCTAGGGAAAAAGGCTGGCCTCACCTGGCAAGTGGGGTTCTGCATGGGAGCATGTGCCAGAATGTGGTATTAGAGCGGTGCTTGGTGGCAGCTGGAGGTGTGCATTGAGAGATCTTGGACCAAGGTGTTGACAAGTATGTGAGGGCA from Diospyros lotus cultivar Yz01 chromosome 6, ASM1463336v1, whole genome shotgun sequence encodes:
- the LOC127803180 gene encoding pentatricopeptide repeat-containing protein At4g39530, coding for MRNSFMRSWHQVELRVKSCSRTTKYQQDFKFSTAVFAQEYPCVPIRRRRNQRHEFAKLLQEPASGNPISFCKTIHAQIVLFGFQSDTFLGNILIRVYSKYGGLSFARDVFDKMPERNLITWSSLISMYAQHGYGKEALLFFSEFRGSSNETPNEFILASVFRACTQLGDEGKGAQLHGLVVKTGFDQNVYVGTSLIDFYSKNNEIEKSRFIFDHLSIKSAVTWTTIITGYARSGRSEVSLQLFNQMRETDVVPDRYVLSSVLSACSILGFLEGGKQIHAYVLRRGTEMDVSVSNVLIDFYVKCGRVKTGRKLFDKMIVKNVISWTTMISGYMQNSFDWEAMDLFMDMNRLGWKPDVFACTSVLTSSGSLEALEQGRQVHGYAIKANLELDDFVINGLIDMYSKCNSLTDARRAFDSMTYFNVISYNAMIEGYSRQENLYEALDLFHEMRIRSLSPSLLTFISLLGVSVSLLTVELSKQIHGLIMKLGVSLDIFACSALIDVYSKCSFVKDARLVFDELNEKDIVVWNAMFSGYAQQLENEVAVKLYLEFQFSGPKPNEFTFVALITAASNLASLALGQQFHNQLVKAGLDFDPFVTNAMVDMYAKCGSIKEARVIFDCTTWKDVICWNSMISTYAQHGEAEEALKLYAEMINEGIKPNYITFVGVLSACGHAGLVEDGLLHFYSMSRFGIVPGTEHYACIVSLLGRAGKLLEAKDIIEKMPIEPAAIIWRSLLSACRITGNVELGKYAAEMAISIDPSDSGSYVLLSNILASKGMWVDVKKVRERMDCNGVVKEAGCSWIELNNEVHVFVSRDKAHRDADLIWSILDNLIQHIKGVGYVPDTTAIFDE